Proteins encoded together in one Salarias fasciatus chromosome 17, fSalaFa1.1, whole genome shotgun sequence window:
- the dyrk2 gene encoding dual specificity tyrosine-phosphorylation-regulated kinase 2 yields MLTKKPGASVLPTGKVGEPVYSPGHSGSQTTSPVALPPLRNNNHHPLTGGSKAAMSEGVQLHEENTNKRPVLTSQPNGSRPGLPPPDRLASSSEPAHHGRQGSAASAKSAEGKAKPGALSPEQAMKQFMAKMSSFEHHEVFSYPEVFFVGPNAKKRSGVMGGANNGGYDDDQGSYIHVPHDHIAYRYEVLKVIGKGSFGQVVKAFDHKSQTHVALKMVRNEKRFHRQAAEEIRILEHLRKQDQDSSMNVIHMLENFTFRNHICMTFELLSMNLYELIKKNKFQGFSLPLVRKFAHSILQCLDSLHKNRIIHCDLKPENILLKQQGRSGIKVIDFGSSCYEHQRVYTYIQSRFYRAPEVILGSRYGMPIDMWSLGCILAELLTGYPLLPGEDEADQLACIMELLGMPAQKLLDASKRAKNFVSSKGYPRYCAVTTQPDGSVALGAGRSRRGKVRGPPASKEWSAALKGCDDPLFLDFLKQCLEWDPALRMTPSQALRHPWLRRRLPKPPTGTAAGDKTTPSSKRGTAADGSITSISKLAAASTTSSSSKTRTNLAAITDANGNIQPRTVLPKLVS; encoded by the exons GCAAAGTGGGCGAGCCGGTCTACTCTCCGGGTCACAGCGGCTCTCAGACCACGTCGCCTGTCGCCCTGCCGCCGCTtcgcaacaacaaccaccaccctCTGAcg GGGGGCTCCAAAGCCGCCATGTCGGAGGGCGTCCAGCTGCACGAGGAGAACACCAACAAGCGGCCGGTGCTCACCTCGCAGCCCAACGGCTCGCGGCCCGGCCTGCCGCCGCCCGACCGCCTCGCCTCGTCCTCGGAGCCGGCCCACCACGGCCGCCAGGGCAGCGCCGCCTCCGCCAAGTCCGCCGAGGGCAAGGCCAAGCCGGGCGCCCTGTCGCCGGAGCAGGCCATGAAGCAGTTCATGGCCAAGATGTCGTCGTTCGAGCACCACGAGGTCTTCAGCTACCCGGAGG TGTTCTTTGTGGGTCCCAACGCGAAGaagaggtcaggggtcatggGCGGAGCCAACAACGGCGGCTACGACGACGACCAGGGGTCCTACATCCACGTCCCGCACGACCACATCGCCTACCGCTACGAGGTGCTCAAGGTCATCGGCAAGGGCAGCTTCGGACAG GTGGTGAAGGCCTTCGACCACAAGTCCCAGACCCACGTGGCCCTGAAGATGGTCCGCAACGAGAAGCGCTTCCACCGGCAGGCGGCGGAGGAGATCCGCATCCTGGAGCACCTGAGgaagcaggaccaggactcCAGCATGAACGTCATCCACATGCTGGAGAACTTCACCTTCCGCAACCACATCTGCATGACCTTCGAGCTGCTCAGCATGAACCTGTACGAGCTCATCAAGAAGAACAAGTTCCAGGGCTTCAGCCTCCCGCTGGTCAGGAAGTTCGCCCACTCCATCCTGCAGTGCCTCGACTCGCTGCACAAGAACCGCATCATCCACTGCGACCTGAAGCCCGAGAACATCctgctgaagcagcagggcCGCAGCGGCatcaag gtcatAGACTTTGGTTCCAGCTGCTACGAACATCAGAGAGTTTACACCTACATCCAGTCCAGGTTCTACCGAGCTCCAGAGGTCATTCTAG GCTCCAGGTACGGGATGCCGATCGACATGTGGTCGCTGGGCTGCATCCTGGCCGAGCTGCTGACGGGCTACCCGCTGCTGCCGGGCGAGGACGAGGCCGACCAGCTGGCCTGCATCATGGAGCTGCTGGGCATGCCGGCGCAGAAGCTGCTGGACGCCTCCAAGAGGGCCAAGAACTTCGTGTCGTCGAAGGGCTACCCGCGGTACTGCGCCGTCACCACGCAGCCGGACGGCAGCGTCGCGCTCGGCGCCGGCCGCTCGCGGCGCGGCAAGGTCCGCGGCCCGCCGGCCAGCAAGGAGTGGAGCGCGGCGCTGAAGGGCTGCGACGACCCGCTCTTCCTGGACTTCCTGAAGCAGTGTCTGGAGTGGGACCCGGCGCTGCGCATGACGCCCAGCCAGGCGCTGCGGCACCCGTGGCTGCGGAGGAGACTGCCGAAGCCGCCGACGGGAACCGCCGCGGGCGACAAGACCACGCCGTCGTCGAAGCGGGGCACCGCCGCCGACggctccatcacctccatctccAAGCtggccgccgcctccaccacgtcctcctcctccaaaacCAGGACTAACTTGGCCGCCATCACCGACGCCAACGGGAACATCCAGCCGCGGACGGTGCTGCCCAAGCTGGTCAGCTGA